In one Solanum dulcamara chromosome 1, daSolDulc1.2, whole genome shotgun sequence genomic region, the following are encoded:
- the LOC129887171 gene encoding alkane hydroxylase MAH1-like, which yields MVLNFVMASIGYFEFFVAIFCFLVFWALGDRSGLPWNLPFLGMFPSLLFHVNRIHERCFEIFSRSGGTFLLEGPWFTNMDILGTVDPENVHYIMSANFVNFPKGEEFKKIFDVLGDGIFNSDLDLWKGQRKYARSLITHQRFYNCLVKASWDKIENGLVPVLEIVARENIVVDLQDVFQRFTFDTTCLLATGYDPGCLSIEFPRVPFSKAMDEAEEVLFIRHLLPKSVWKLQKWLGIGYEAKLTRAWHVLDQVISKYISMKREELSNIATKSKEDEEEGCYDLLTSYMLDDGLNFDDKFLRDTTLNLMIAGRDTTSSGLTWFIWLVATHPEVEKKIMEELVEIISLTSSSSKPRLFNTSELKNATYLHASLCESLRLYPPVPFQHKTPLEPDVLPSGHHVHPKMRVVFSLYAMGRMESIWGKDCLEFKPERWITERGTIRHEPSYKFLAFNAGPRTCLGKEVAFTQMKAVAASIIHNYQVEVIKGHKVFPNVSIILYMQHGFKARIKKRWT from the coding sequence ATGGTTCTCAATTTTGTAATGGCCTCAATTGGTTACTTTGAGTTTTTTGTTGCAATCTTTTGCTTTCTTGTATTTTGGGCTTTAGGTGATAGAAGTGGCCTACCATGGAATTTGCCATTTCTTGGAATGTTTCCAAGCCTACTTTTCCATGTAAACAGAATACATGAAAGgtgttttgaaattttttcaagAAGTGGTGGAACTTTCTTGCTAGAAGGTCCATGGTTTACTAACATGGACATTCTTGGCACAGTGGATCCTGAAAATGTGCATTACATTATGAGCGCGAATTTCGTGAATTTCCCAAAAGGGGAAGAGTTCAAGAAGATATTTGATGTTTTGGGAGATGGGATATTCAATTCTGATTTGGATTTATGGAAGGGACAGAGGAAATATGCTAGGAGTTTGATCACTCATCAAAGGTTTTATAATTGTTTGGTGAAAGCTAGTTGGGACAAGATTGAAAATGGACTTGTTCCTGTCCTTGAAATTGTGGCTAGGGAAAACATAGTTGTTGATTTGCAAGATGTTTTCCAAAGATTTACATTTGACACAACATGTCTATTGGCTACAGGGTATGATCCTGGCTGCCTATCTATCGAATTCCCTCGTGTTCCCTTCTCGAAAGCTATGGATGAGGCTGAAGAAGTTTTGTTCATTCGACATTTATTGCCAAAAAGTGTTTGGAAGTTGCAAAAATGGCTAGGGATTGGGTATGAAGCTAAATTAACTAGAGCATGGCATGTTCTTGATCAAGTTATAAGCAAGTACATATCGATGAAACGCGAAGAATTGAGCAATATTGCAACAAAATCAaaggaagatgaagaagaggGTTGTTATGATCTCCTAACTTCATACATGTTAGATGATGGCTTAAATTTTGATGACAAGTTCTTGAGGGATACCACATTGAACCTCATGATCGCGGGGCGTGACACGACTAGCTCAGGACTAACATGGTTCATTTGGCTAGTCGCAACTCATCCTGAGGTTGAAAAAAAGATCATGGAAGAACTCGTGGAAATTATCTCGttgacatcatcatcatctaaaCCGAGACTTTTTAACACGAGCGAGTTGAAAAATGCAACTTACTTGCATGCATCATTGTGTGAATCACTAAGGTTATATCCACCGGTACCATTCCAACATAAGACACCACTAGAACCTGATGTTCTTCCAAGTGGACACCATGTTCATCCTAAAATGAGAGTGGTGTTCTCATTGTATGCAATGGGGAGGATGGAATCGATATGGGGAAAAGATTGTTTAGAATTTAAGCCAGAGAGATGGATTACTGAGAGAGGAACGATTAGGCATGAGCCTTCGTACAAGTTCTTGGCTTTCAATGCAGGGCCAAGGACTTGTTTAGGGAAAGAAGTGGCTTTCACTCAGATGAAAGCTGTGGCTGCTTCTATCATACATAATTATCAAGTTGAAGTGATCAAAGGACACAAAGTTTTCCCTAATGTCTCAATTATTCTCTACATGCAACATGGTTTCAAAGCCAGAATCAAGAAGAGATGGACTTAA